From Desulfovibrio inopinatus DSM 10711, the proteins below share one genomic window:
- a CDS encoding acetolactate synthase large subunit, which produces MTLDSSRDGNAALPETLNGAESLVATLVDSGIEVCFANPGTSEMHFVCALDHIPGMRSVLCLFEGVVTGAADGYARMAGKPACTLLHLGPGFANGMANIHNARKGQTPMVNIVGDHATTHERYDAPLTSNVVGFAEAISHWVHRSKSSRNVAVDAARAVQAARQSPGQVATLILPADASWLPAERPAPRLDVCPAGVVSDAAIDAAAQALSSGKKTAILMRGSVLYEEGLHAAGCIAAKVGATLFCDTFTPRMRAGAGAPIVERLPYRGKDILRRLGEFEQLLLVGAEPPVSFFAYPDQESWLTPPACAILTLSHPHEDGNAALVALGEAIKSPPTCSLTSFGPPSLPGNGPLTAQNALQIVAALLPEEAIVTDEGITSTLPYSSLLAQSAPHDYLALTGGSIGDILPLSTGVAIGAPGRKVVCLEGDGSAMYTLQALWTQAREKLDVVTVIYANRSYAVLNQELRLMQATSEGGVAASLFDLHNPSLDWVKLAEGMGVSAVRAETTQAFLDAFTAALREPGPHLIEAII; this is translated from the coding sequence ATGACGTTAGATTCTTCTCGGGATGGGAATGCTGCCTTGCCCGAGACGCTGAATGGTGCTGAATCGCTTGTTGCCACACTGGTTGATAGTGGCATTGAGGTCTGTTTTGCCAATCCGGGTACGTCGGAAATGCATTTTGTTTGTGCGCTCGACCATATTCCCGGCATGCGTTCGGTGCTTTGTCTGTTTGAAGGCGTCGTGACCGGTGCGGCTGATGGATATGCCCGCATGGCAGGAAAACCGGCTTGTACGTTGCTCCACCTTGGGCCGGGATTCGCCAACGGCATGGCCAATATTCATAATGCACGGAAAGGGCAAACGCCGATGGTGAATATCGTCGGTGATCATGCCACCACACATGAGCGCTATGATGCGCCATTGACCTCAAACGTCGTCGGTTTTGCCGAAGCCATTTCCCATTGGGTGCATCGGTCGAAAAGCTCACGCAATGTTGCGGTAGATGCTGCCCGCGCAGTTCAAGCGGCGCGTCAGTCTCCCGGTCAGGTGGCGACGTTAATTCTCCCTGCCGATGCTTCGTGGTTGCCAGCGGAACGACCTGCGCCACGGCTTGATGTCTGCCCGGCGGGAGTCGTGTCCGATGCGGCGATTGATGCCGCTGCACAGGCGCTTTCCAGCGGAAAGAAAACAGCAATTCTGATGCGTGGGAGTGTACTCTATGAGGAAGGACTCCACGCAGCCGGCTGCATTGCCGCCAAAGTGGGCGCGACATTGTTCTGTGATACGTTTACTCCACGGATGCGCGCAGGGGCTGGTGCGCCAATTGTTGAGCGGCTGCCGTACCGCGGGAAGGATATTCTCCGTCGATTGGGTGAGTTTGAACAACTTCTGCTTGTCGGTGCGGAACCTCCGGTTTCGTTTTTCGCCTACCCGGATCAAGAAAGCTGGCTGACACCGCCTGCATGTGCCATTTTGACATTGTCGCACCCGCATGAAGATGGCAATGCCGCTTTGGTCGCGCTGGGCGAAGCGATCAAGTCTCCACCGACCTGTTCCCTGACATCGTTTGGCCCGCCGTCGCTGCCGGGAAATGGTCCTCTGACAGCGCAAAACGCTTTGCAGATAGTAGCGGCATTGTTGCCGGAAGAGGCTATTGTCACGGATGAAGGCATTACATCCACCTTGCCGTACTCGTCGTTACTCGCGCAGTCGGCACCCCACGACTATCTTGCGCTGACGGGGGGATCCATCGGCGATATTCTGCCTTTGAGCACGGGGGTTGCCATTGGAGCACCGGGCCGCAAGGTCGTTTGTTTGGAAGGTGATGGCAGCGCCATGTACACCCTGCAAGCGCTCTGGACGCAGGCACGTGAGAAGCTTGATGTCGTCACCGTCATCTATGCCAATCGGTCGTACGCCGTATTGAATCAGGAATTACGTCTGATGCAGGCGACATCCGAAGGCGGAGTTGCAGCGTCACTGTTCGATCTGCATAATCCGTCGCTCGATTGGGTCAAACTTGCCGAAGGCATGGGCGTGTCGGCGGTACGAGCCGAAACAACGCAAGCATTTCTCGACGCGTTTACGGCCGCGCTTCGTGAGCCCGGACCGCATCTTATCGAAGCGATTATTTAG
- a CDS encoding AraC family transcriptional regulator — translation MTKYDHFQFMSPKESVGVTVLHAVMSDFSYSKHAHEEFAIGVTREGVQEFSCQGRWFRSFPGNIIFFNPGDVHNGNPGKDTALKYTMLYIDPKVLFPLVGSAAHDEKSDCRIYELHFEDFVLQSLVLRMAYLVNATSIATLEYEHVLYEIAKRLSQRMGTFHSDKWIKSKDALLLKVRDYIFANIAQDISIDDLSSIVHMSKYHFIRMFRTQFGLTPHQFILNHRINKAREVLSKGKSPTDVALELGFFDVSHMNRHFKRAYGVTPKQYQVQLLK, via the coding sequence GTGACGAAATATGACCATTTCCAATTCATGAGTCCGAAAGAATCAGTTGGAGTTACGGTTCTTCATGCGGTCATGTCCGATTTCTCCTACAGCAAACATGCACATGAAGAATTCGCGATAGGGGTAACACGCGAAGGGGTTCAGGAATTTTCTTGCCAAGGACGTTGGTTTCGCAGTTTTCCTGGCAATATTATTTTCTTCAATCCTGGCGATGTGCATAACGGCAACCCTGGGAAAGATACCGCCCTGAAGTATACGATGCTGTATATTGATCCGAAAGTACTCTTTCCTCTTGTGGGGAGTGCAGCGCACGATGAAAAATCGGATTGTCGTATTTATGAATTACATTTTGAAGATTTTGTCCTGCAATCTTTAGTGTTGAGAATGGCGTATCTTGTCAATGCAACATCAATCGCAACGCTTGAATATGAACACGTGTTGTATGAAATCGCCAAGCGCCTGAGTCAGCGCATGGGAACATTCCATTCTGATAAATGGATAAAGAGCAAAGATGCCCTGCTCTTAAAGGTGCGAGATTATATTTTCGCAAATATTGCACAGGATATTTCGATAGATGATCTCAGTTCAATCGTGCACATGTCGAAATATCATTTCATCCGCATGTTTCGAACACAATTCGGGCTCACACCTCATCAATTTATTCTTAACCATAGGATCAATAAAGCCCGGGAAGTGCTCAGCAAAGGAAAATCACCGACTGACGTTGCATTGGAGCTTGGGTTTTTCGATGTCAGCCACATGAATCGACATTTTAAACGGGCGTATGGTGTCACGCCTAAGCAGTATCAAGTACAGCTTTTGAAGTGA
- a CDS encoding LysE family translocator: MLGIMLYSIGVMYTPGPVNILSLHCGMQKKFSVHIPFSLGVATSVCCMFLLAGYAGSNIAHSAFLPFISAAGSLFIGYLAYKIMFSHIDITGEKDDVPLLRYKDGVLMQLFNPKAIVAVLPVTTILFPAAGIDGIDIAVWSVLLGVTSFGAPFVYAVMGSTISKHIKRLSYFVYLNRIMAVLLLAVAVDIAYEHVYLALQ, translated from the coding sequence ATGCTTGGCATAATGCTCTATTCCATTGGGGTGATGTATACTCCTGGCCCCGTGAACATCTTGAGTTTGCACTGTGGGATGCAGAAAAAGTTTTCCGTCCATATCCCATTTTCTTTAGGCGTCGCAACATCTGTATGCTGTATGTTTCTTTTAGCCGGGTATGCTGGGAGCAACATTGCCCATAGCGCATTCTTGCCGTTTATTTCAGCTGCTGGCTCGCTGTTTATCGGCTATCTTGCCTATAAAATCATGTTTTCCCACATCGATATAACGGGAGAAAAGGATGATGTCCCTCTTTTGCGGTATAAAGACGGGGTCTTGATGCAATTGTTTAATCCGAAAGCTATTGTGGCGGTCTTGCCTGTGACGACGATTCTTTTTCCTGCAGCAGGGATTGATGGAATTGACATCGCGGTCTGGTCGGTACTGCTTGGGGTGACGTCGTTTGGAGCGCCGTTTGTCTATGCGGTAATGGGGTCAACCATCTCCAAGCATATAAAAAGGTTGTCTTATTTTGTTTATCTGAATCGGATCATGGCTGTGCTGCTCCTCGCGGTCGCTGTGGATATCGCGTATGAGCATGTCTACCTTGCGTTGCAATAA
- a CDS encoding helix-turn-helix transcriptional regulator codes for MNGVAKNRDTSLARAINLLGHQRFSEAFSGFARHLTAFDNLIVLLYQGKTNPVVLYREYRDPVVYRNMDSAYVESAYQLDPFYKEHLKGSVHGLRRLIDVIPSELQQTNYYTTYYAQTTLIDEVAAFADLGNGTTITACFGKDRTSGAKFSGKEIRALWEHEHVLSILLEKQWKDTARDLLAQQLDIPLKTRLQEAFQHETGIHLTPRQAEIAAFILQGYSSMAISLHLNISIQTVKVFRRQLYTKCNISSQGELFTMMMPLFSKLSGHTM; via the coding sequence ATGAACGGAGTCGCAAAAAATCGTGATACGTCATTAGCGCGGGCCATCAACCTTCTTGGTCACCAGAGATTCTCCGAAGCATTTTCAGGGTTTGCAAGGCACCTCACTGCCTTCGACAACCTGATCGTCCTCCTCTATCAAGGAAAGACCAATCCGGTGGTGCTGTATCGAGAATATCGAGACCCGGTTGTGTACCGGAACATGGACAGCGCGTACGTGGAGAGTGCATATCAGCTCGACCCGTTTTACAAGGAACATCTCAAGGGTTCTGTACACGGATTGCGACGGCTCATCGATGTTATCCCCTCAGAGCTCCAACAGACCAATTACTACACGACATACTACGCGCAAACGACGTTGATCGATGAAGTGGCCGCCTTTGCCGATCTGGGCAACGGAACAACAATCACCGCGTGTTTCGGGAAAGACAGAACGAGTGGAGCGAAATTTTCAGGAAAGGAAATCCGAGCTCTGTGGGAACATGAACATGTACTCAGTATTTTGCTGGAAAAACAATGGAAGGATACCGCTCGGGACTTGCTTGCACAACAACTTGATATACCGTTAAAGACACGCCTCCAAGAAGCCTTTCAACACGAAACCGGTATTCATCTGACGCCTCGCCAAGCCGAAATCGCGGCCTTCATCCTGCAAGGCTATTCTTCAATGGCTATCAGTTTACATTTGAATATCAGCATTCAAACCGTCAAGGTATTTCGTCGACAACTCTACACCAAATGCAACATCTCGTCGCAGGGAGAGTTGTTTACCATGATGATGCCCCTCTTTTCAAAATTGAGCGGACATACAATGTAA
- a CDS encoding APC family permease produces MTTSQATLDRTLSLKAVVLFGLAYMTPMIVLGTFGVVATTTNGAVPTAYIITTLAMIFTAYSYGIMSKEYPVAGSAYTYVRKSIDSRLGFMVGWGILLDYFFLPMVIWLIGAAYLSAQFPTVPSYFFLLAFIALTTILNVIGIQLAAKVNSLLMTFQVLVIIFFVALSLLHIFVADGLSGMVSLTPFFNDGSSFNTIAAGAAVAAYSFLGFDAVTTLTEETIDPKRTIPKAIILTALIGGGIYIVVGYTTQLVHPGGIFQDADSAAFEIAKVIGGNLFSAVFLAGMVLAQFTSGIAAQASASRLLYAMGRDSVLPKALFGHLNARFHTPEFNIILTGAIGIVALFLDVLSAASFINFGAFVAFTMVNLSVVFMYYKNERARAQYNVLSGVVLPILGAVVNVWLLTKLDIHAVVLGSCWLLLGVVHLAYLTKFFTKEPPEVDFDEEGALDDNSSFTQSILE; encoded by the coding sequence ATGACAACTTCACAAGCGACTCTGGATCGGACTTTATCGCTGAAAGCGGTGGTGCTTTTCGGTCTTGCCTACATGACTCCCATGATCGTTCTCGGCACCTTTGGTGTCGTGGCCACGACGACTAACGGAGCCGTTCCAACGGCATATATTATCACAACATTGGCGATGATTTTTACGGCATATAGCTATGGTATCATGTCCAAAGAATATCCTGTGGCCGGTTCCGCCTACACCTACGTACGAAAATCCATCGATTCTCGGCTTGGGTTCATGGTCGGCTGGGGCATTTTACTTGATTATTTCTTTCTACCCATGGTGATCTGGCTTATTGGAGCCGCGTATCTCAGCGCGCAGTTTCCGACCGTGCCGAGCTATTTCTTTTTGCTCGCCTTTATCGCGTTGACGACCATACTCAATGTCATCGGTATTCAACTCGCTGCCAAAGTCAATTCGCTGCTGATGACATTTCAGGTATTGGTCATCATCTTTTTCGTCGCTTTGTCCCTGTTGCACATTTTTGTCGCAGATGGTTTGTCCGGGATGGTCAGCTTGACCCCGTTCTTCAATGACGGTTCTTCATTCAATACGATAGCGGCGGGAGCCGCCGTGGCTGCGTATTCATTTCTCGGCTTCGATGCCGTCACGACGTTAACCGAAGAAACCATTGATCCGAAGCGCACCATTCCCAAGGCGATTATTCTGACTGCGTTGATCGGGGGCGGCATTTACATTGTGGTCGGTTACACAACACAGCTTGTCCATCCCGGTGGAATATTTCAAGATGCGGATTCGGCTGCGTTTGAAATTGCCAAGGTTATCGGTGGCAATTTGTTCAGTGCGGTTTTTCTGGCAGGAATGGTCCTTGCGCAATTTACATCGGGGATTGCCGCGCAGGCCAGTGCATCCCGTTTGCTGTACGCTATGGGGCGTGACTCCGTGCTCCCCAAGGCGCTTTTCGGTCACCTGAATGCCCGGTTTCATACTCCGGAATTCAATATTATTCTGACAGGCGCCATCGGGATTGTCGCATTGTTTCTGGATGTACTTTCGGCGGCATCGTTTATCAACTTCGGTGCGTTTGTCGCCTTTACCATGGTCAATCTCTCCGTTGTCTTCATGTATTATAAAAACGAACGGGCGCGCGCTCAATACAATGTCTTGAGCGGCGTGGTGCTTCCGATTCTTGGCGCAGTCGTCAATGTTTGGTTGTTGACCAAACTGGACATCCACGCCGTTGTGCTAGGGAGTTGCTGGTTACTGTTGGGTGTGGTGCATCTGGCCTATTTGACGAAATTTTTCACCAAAGAACCGCCTGAAGTGGATTTTGATGAAGAAGGCGCGTTGGATGACAACTCTTCATTCACGCAGAGCATATTGGAGTAA
- a CDS encoding carbon-nitrogen hydrolase family protein, producing MARYLPILAMQETSRSFECDMDEFEDEIVSLLADFPKTRLVIYPENHLFKVDGTPEQRSAQMMQWAQQVDGPLMQRLSHIARRAKVWLLPGTFYEDDGNGGIYNTSPLFSPAGELVATYRKCFPWRPYEPYTPGQSFCVVDLPGIGRLGLSICYDIWFPEVCRQLAWMGAEVIINQAQTSTCDREKERVLVQANAISNQTFIVSVNAAAPAGTGQSLIADPEGNVRVQLPSENAAIMTDVLNLDEVERVREFGTCGLNRMWSQCRPTDPVLELPAYGGRIAPDQWACHLESSKSVTS from the coding sequence ATGGCGCGATATCTCCCCATATTGGCAATGCAGGAAACGTCACGGTCTTTTGAATGCGACATGGATGAATTTGAGGATGAGATCGTCTCTTTGTTGGCCGATTTTCCGAAAACGCGGCTGGTAATCTACCCGGAGAATCATCTTTTCAAAGTTGATGGTACGCCGGAGCAACGCAGTGCTCAGATGATGCAATGGGCGCAGCAGGTTGATGGACCGCTGATGCAACGTTTGTCGCATATTGCACGCCGCGCCAAGGTTTGGTTGTTGCCCGGTACCTTTTACGAAGACGATGGAAACGGGGGAATTTACAATACTTCGCCGTTGTTTTCTCCGGCAGGGGAGCTTGTGGCAACGTATCGGAAATGCTTTCCGTGGCGGCCGTATGAACCCTATACGCCGGGACAATCGTTCTGTGTTGTCGATCTTCCAGGAATCGGCCGTCTTGGGTTGTCTATTTGTTATGATATCTGGTTTCCCGAGGTCTGTCGTCAGCTCGCCTGGATGGGCGCGGAAGTGATTATTAACCAGGCACAGACATCAACCTGCGATCGGGAGAAGGAACGTGTGCTGGTGCAAGCCAATGCCATCAGCAACCAGACGTTCATTGTCAGCGTCAATGCGGCGGCTCCGGCAGGAACCGGTCAAAGCCTCATTGCCGATCCGGAAGGCAATGTGCGGGTACAATTGCCGAGTGAAAACGCAGCGATTATGACAGATGTGCTTAATCTGGACGAGGTTGAGCGTGTGCGTGAGTTCGGGACATGCGGACTCAATCGAATGTGGTCGCAGTGCAGACCGACCGATCCTGTTTTAGAGCTTCCGGCGTATGGAGGGCGCATTGCGCCGGATCAATGGGCTTGTCACCTTGAATCGTCAAAATCGGTAACATCGTAA
- a CDS encoding N-acyl homoserine lactonase family protein: MSTFVIHPIVLGTKEFDKGMMTYQFDYGQPYTIPIYGWYLEGGDKRILVDTGEMRPVISESREQAIGGAISTFTDGLARFGLTPADIDVVVHTHLHNDHCENDYLCENAVFYVHEKELAHAQNPHPLDYRYNEEYIEDVVDAGQMVPLSEDTEIMPGLRMVHTPAHTEGGMSIFIDTPAGSAVITGFCVIQENLFPPKAITAREMDVIPPGTCVNSYAAYDIVRRIRDAADIVIPLHEPSFATGVPIGIK; this comes from the coding sequence GTGAGCACGTTCGTGATTCACCCTATCGTTTTGGGAACCAAAGAATTCGATAAGGGAATGATGACCTATCAATTCGATTATGGTCAGCCGTATACCATTCCCATTTATGGTTGGTATCTGGAAGGAGGAGACAAGCGAATCCTCGTCGATACCGGCGAAATGCGCCCTGTTATTTCAGAAAGTCGAGAGCAGGCTATTGGCGGAGCAATTTCCACTTTTACCGACGGGCTTGCCCGTTTTGGATTAACGCCAGCCGATATCGATGTCGTGGTCCATACGCATCTGCATAACGATCACTGCGAGAATGACTACTTATGCGAGAACGCCGTCTTCTATGTTCATGAAAAAGAACTGGCTCATGCCCAGAATCCCCACCCGCTGGATTACCGGTATAACGAAGAATATATCGAAGACGTCGTGGATGCCGGACAAATGGTACCCCTCAGCGAAGACACGGAAATCATGCCTGGTCTGCGCATGGTGCACACTCCGGCCCATACCGAAGGTGGCATGTCCATCTTTATCGACACTCCGGCCGGTTCCGCCGTCATTACGGGCTTTTGTGTTATCCAGGAAAATCTGTTTCCGCCCAAGGCCATAACGGCAAGAGAAATGGACGTCATCCCGCCGGGAACCTGCGTCAATTCGTATGCCGCCTACGACATTGTGCGACGCATACGCGATGCTGCCGATATCGTCATTCCACTCCATGAACCTTCGTTCGCGACAGGTGTTCCCATCGGCATCAAATAA
- a CDS encoding thiamine pyrophosphate-dependent dehydrogenase E1 component subunit alpha, translating to MGSEPNVDLRRKILEMMYLARAFEDCVTTLAAEQGRLPGMQILATGQEAAVAAVLALRGDDVIITNHRSHAHLLARGADPKGLLAEIMGKETGVNHGKSGTLHLIVPEVNALMTSTIVGASPLLAVGAAFAQQYQGSDAVTLVFFGDGAAAEGSVHEAMNLAGLWKLPILFVCENNCWAGAQSFSEHCSAGNIASRAESYSMSGELVSGNDPDDVLHTAQECIAGIRAGKGPALMELATYRMHGHGEYDKQHYVDPDEIAFWAQRDPLAMFRARLESEGVISMEDAEALEQKAADTVADALLFADESPYPTPESALDHLWASAEERI from the coding sequence ATGGGCTCGGAACCGAACGTTGATCTGCGACGAAAAATCTTGGAAATGATGTATTTGGCTCGGGCTTTTGAAGATTGTGTGACCACATTGGCGGCGGAACAGGGCAGATTGCCCGGTATGCAAATTCTTGCCACAGGCCAGGAAGCTGCCGTGGCGGCCGTGCTTGCTTTGCGTGGCGATGACGTCATCATTACCAATCATCGTAGCCATGCTCACCTTCTTGCTCGGGGAGCTGATCCCAAAGGGTTGTTGGCAGAGATTATGGGCAAAGAAACCGGAGTGAATCACGGCAAGTCCGGTACGTTGCATCTCATTGTTCCAGAAGTGAATGCGTTGATGACCTCAACGATTGTGGGGGCCAGTCCGCTTCTTGCCGTCGGTGCGGCATTCGCCCAGCAATACCAAGGCAGCGATGCCGTAACCTTGGTTTTTTTCGGTGACGGAGCCGCGGCGGAAGGATCGGTTCATGAAGCCATGAACCTGGCGGGATTGTGGAAATTGCCGATTTTGTTTGTCTGCGAAAACAATTGTTGGGCTGGAGCGCAAAGTTTCAGTGAGCATTGTTCGGCCGGGAATATCGCGTCGCGAGCGGAGTCGTATTCCATGTCCGGTGAACTCGTGAGCGGAAATGATCCCGATGATGTGTTGCATACGGCACAAGAGTGCATTGCCGGAATTCGTGCTGGGAAGGGGCCGGCGCTCATGGAGCTGGCCACATATCGCATGCATGGACATGGTGAATATGACAAACAACATTATGTCGATCCGGATGAGATTGCATTTTGGGCGCAACGCGATCCATTGGCCATGTTTCGGGCACGCCTTGAAAGCGAAGGTGTGATCAGTATGGAGGATGCTGAAGCCTTGGAACAAAAAGCGGCGGATACAGTTGCCGATGCCCTGTTGTTTGCCGATGAAAGTCCTTATCCAACCCCTGAATCCGCCTTGGATCACCTCTGGGCGAGTGCTGAAGAGCGCATATAA
- a CDS encoding alpha-ketoacid dehydrogenase subunit beta, producing the protein MRELHTGVAIREALTLAMEMDERVFIAGEGIGVSIHDSPLMPTYGVLETFGRRRVKDTPVSEAAIAGLAVGASTMGLLPVVEIMFFPFITLASDMLVNHAAKLRYLSGGKCSFPLTVRVKAGMFNAGCQHSHNLEAWMAHVPGLKVVFASSPAEAKGLLLSAIFDPDPVIVVEEMGLYWMQGPVPEGDERIPLGKAIIKRPGTDVTVVGYGGAVLAALGAAADLEAEGVSVEVIDLRSLVPLDRETVLESVARTGRFVTVHDATKFCGFGAELAAMVAEEGYGSLKAPIRRVAGPDIPVPFSPPQEQFYKPNAQKIAAAIRSIL; encoded by the coding sequence ATGCGAGAATTGCACACTGGCGTCGCGATTCGAGAGGCGTTGACCTTGGCCATGGAGATGGACGAACGCGTCTTCATTGCGGGGGAAGGTATCGGTGTCTCCATTCATGACAGTCCACTCATGCCCACATATGGGGTGTTGGAAACGTTCGGCCGTCGTCGTGTCAAAGATACTCCCGTGAGTGAGGCTGCCATTGCCGGTCTTGCCGTGGGTGCTTCGACGATGGGATTGTTGCCTGTTGTGGAAATCATGTTTTTTCCTTTCATTACCCTGGCGTCAGATATGTTGGTCAATCATGCGGCGAAACTTCGGTATCTCAGCGGAGGGAAGTGTTCGTTTCCACTGACCGTTCGTGTCAAAGCCGGTATGTTCAACGCCGGTTGCCAGCATTCGCACAACCTCGAAGCCTGGATGGCACATGTTCCCGGATTGAAAGTAGTTTTCGCGTCATCCCCGGCCGAGGCCAAGGGATTGCTTCTTTCTGCTATCTTTGACCCCGATCCGGTCATTGTGGTGGAAGAGATGGGCTTGTACTGGATGCAAGGCCCGGTGCCGGAAGGGGATGAGCGTATTCCACTCGGGAAAGCGATTATTAAACGTCCCGGTACCGATGTCACCGTCGTTGGATACGGTGGCGCCGTACTCGCTGCTTTGGGCGCTGCTGCCGATCTGGAAGCCGAAGGTGTTTCCGTGGAAGTTATTGATCTGCGCAGTCTCGTGCCGTTGGATCGAGAAACGGTGTTGGAGTCCGTCGCACGGACGGGACGTTTCGTTACGGTCCATGATGCCACGAAGTTTTGCGGTTTCGGCGCCGAGTTGGCCGCCATGGTGGCGGAAGAAGGATATGGATCACTCAAGGCGCCTATACGTCGGGTGGCCGGTCCGGATATCCCTGTGCCGTTCTCTCCGCCGCAGGAGCAGTTCTACAAACCCAATGCCCAAAAGATTGCGGCTGCTATCCGATCAATTCTGTAA
- a CDS encoding lipoate--protein ligase — protein sequence MRYIHNRGTDPAFNLAAEEWLLTQTDAEIFMLWRNASAVIVGRNQNTLSQIDEVFVRERNIPVVRRLSGGGAVFHDLGNINFTFISNGTPSDKLDFNRFTAPILDALRSMGVDGSLDGRNDLVINGQKFSGNAQHFHKNRILHHGTLLFASDIADVSGALRVDPEKYRDKAVKSVKKRVTNISSHLPEPMDVTEFLDVLMARVSGEAVRDDMALRAEEVRGIEELAEQRYRSWDWNFGDSPAYNFTRSTRTPGGLLEVHMDVKKGRIEHIRLFGDYFGVRPIGDIEALLVGCPHDRAQLAQRLEKISLDEYLKGVDLSALIDCLF from the coding sequence ATGCGATACATTCATAACCGGGGCACTGATCCGGCGTTTAATCTTGCCGCCGAAGAGTGGTTGTTGACACAGACCGATGCTGAAATCTTCATGCTGTGGCGCAACGCGTCGGCGGTTATTGTTGGCCGAAATCAAAATACGCTCTCGCAAATCGACGAAGTGTTTGTGCGAGAACGCAATATTCCGGTGGTCAGGCGACTCAGCGGTGGTGGGGCCGTGTTCCATGATCTCGGGAATATTAATTTCACATTTATCAGTAACGGCACTCCTTCTGACAAGCTGGATTTCAATCGTTTTACTGCACCTATTCTTGATGCTCTGCGGAGTATGGGGGTGGACGGTTCTCTTGATGGACGGAACGACCTCGTCATCAATGGGCAGAAATTTTCCGGTAATGCGCAGCACTTCCACAAGAATCGCATCCTGCATCACGGGACGTTACTTTTTGCTTCGGATATTGCCGATGTCTCCGGTGCGTTACGTGTCGATCCCGAGAAATATCGAGACAAAGCCGTCAAAAGCGTCAAGAAGCGCGTCACGAATATTTCCAGCCATCTTCCTGAGCCGATGGATGTTACGGAATTTCTCGATGTGCTGATGGCACGAGTCTCGGGTGAGGCTGTCCGTGATGACATGGCATTGAGAGCGGAAGAAGTGCGCGGCATCGAAGAACTTGCCGAGCAACGGTATCGTTCCTGGGATTGGAACTTCGGCGATTCGCCTGCTTACAATTTTACACGCAGTACGCGGACTCCAGGCGGGTTGCTGGAAGTGCATATGGACGTAAAAAAAGGGCGCATCGAACACATTCGTCTGTTTGGAGATTATTTCGGCGTGCGTCCCATCGGGGACATTGAAGCGTTGCTGGTTGGTTGTCCTCATGATCGTGCTCAATTGGCACAGCGCTTAGAGAAGATCTCGTTAGATGAGTATTTGAAAGGGGTTGATTTATCTGCGCTTATCGATTGCCTGTTCTAA
- a CDS encoding carboxymuconolactone decarboxylase family protein, whose amino-acid sequence MDAAEKAALVLSKMQSQAGDIFPKYIGFTKEISQYGPIDHKTQELIHVACSMMSQCEMCISLHVQGAASHGASKEEIMQAAMLAISMGGSPKMMYMKYVFEELEDLFD is encoded by the coding sequence ATGGATGCAGCGGAAAAAGCGGCCTTAGTCCTTTCTAAAATGCAGTCGCAGGCCGGGGACATCTTCCCCAAATACATCGGTTTTACCAAAGAAATCAGCCAATACGGTCCGATCGATCACAAGACGCAGGAATTGATTCACGTTGCGTGTTCGATGATGTCGCAATGTGAAATGTGCATCTCCCTTCACGTTCAGGGTGCAGCCAGCCACGGTGCAAGCAAGGAAGAAATCATGCAAGCCGCCATGCTGGCCATTTCGATGGGTGGTTCGCCGAAAATGATGTACATGAAATATGTTTTCGAAGAACTTGAAGACTTGTTCGATTAG
- a CDS encoding PaaI family thioesterase gives MEIKTHERIDRSLCGEPSVVEENRSEVQLTCSPNMAADASGLVHGGFLFGLADYAAMLAVNHPNVVLGAAETRFLKPSRVGDVLVAKAQDETPQEKKHLVRVEILCGEDVVFSGTFTCFVPKKHVLDGA, from the coding sequence ATGGAGATCAAAACACATGAACGCATTGATCGGTCCCTCTGCGGAGAACCGAGCGTCGTGGAAGAAAATCGGAGTGAAGTCCAACTGACGTGCAGTCCGAATATGGCGGCGGATGCCAGTGGATTAGTTCACGGCGGATTTCTTTTCGGGTTGGCAGACTATGCTGCCATGCTGGCCGTGAATCATCCCAACGTTGTCCTTGGCGCGGCGGAAACCCGCTTTTTGAAACCCTCTCGCGTTGGTGACGTGCTTGTTGCCAAAGCACAGGATGAGACCCCGCAAGAGAAAAAGCATCTTGTTCGGGTAGAGATTCTGTGTGGTGAAGATGTTGTTTTTTCCGGCACGTTTACATGCTTTGTGCCAAAGAAGCACGTGCTGGACGGCGCCTAA